The window GGTCGTGCATCGGGGCGTTGACGGCCATGTCGCTCGAACACAACAGCGCTCCGGTGGCTGTGCCCGACTTCACGCGTGGGGACTGGGACAAGATCGACGGTTATCACCACGCGATGTTGGTTCAATAGAATGCAATTCGGCCCTCCCATGCGGGAGGGCCGAATTTTTGATACTTGTCGGACCGGGCGTCAGTTCGACGTCGGGAATTTGTAGGCCACGGCCACCGGCTTTTCGCAGATGCCGATCCACTCCTTCTCCTTTTTCATCGTCCGCAGATCGTAGAGGTACAGACTGCCCGGCTTGCGATCCGTCGCCGTGGGGTTATAGGTGGCGATCAGCAGTTTGTCGTCGTCGATCACCGTGGACGAAGTGGACGGTACCGCATTGGTGCAGATGTCCATGATCTGTTCGCCGTCGGGCAGCGTGATGTCGGGCTGGTCCCCTTCGGCCGGCATCCGCGGCGAAGTTCCGGTCATCGACCAGTGGTAGATTTTGTTGTCGTAGTCGTAATAGGCGTTTCCGTTGAGCTTCGTCGTCACGATCCGCGAATGGGCGTTCATCAGCATCGGGGCCGACTCGGTGTATGTCAGGAGTTCGGTCGGTTCGCCGAACGAATCATTTGTTTTGAGTATCTTGATCTGTTTGGAAGAACCTTCGATTGACTGTGCAATGTAGTATAAATAGCAGCGGTCATACTGTCCTTCTCCGACTCGTGCAGCAGCTATATTGACGAACTTATATCCGCTCGGCGCGGCATATCCTTTCGTGCTGCGGCCGTTGGGGAATAGATTCGCACCCTCTTCGGAGAATGTGAGTACGCTGCGTACTCCTTTGCTTTTTGAGGCGAAGTACCCCTGCTGGCTGTATTTTGCCGGATAGGGCGGGTTCCGGGAGATGAGCATATCGACTGAGAATTCGTAACGATAGGCTTTGAAATCCTCGCCGATCAGATGGACGTATTGCTCGGTGCTTCCATAGGTCTGCTCTCCCAGAATCGTTCCGGTCTGAACACCGTATTCCTCCATGCTCTTCATGCGGTGGGTGACGGCGAGCGATGCGGCGTCGAGACGATAGATCGAGCTTTCGTCGTCATTCGACGAGATCAGAACGCCCGACCAGAATCCGGGTGTGGAGAAGACGTAAACGTCGTTCAGGTTCCGGAATTCGTACTCCGGATTGATCAGATTCAGCAGATCGTCCCACACCTCCTGTGCATTCTCGGTCTCCTCCTGGGGCGTCCGTATCTTGACGAACGCCAGCGAACCGCGATTCTCCGCGTCGTTGCAGAGGATCAGATAGCCTTCGTCGAATCCCGACTGCACGCGCAGGTCGTAGTAGTAGAAGCCGATGCTCTCGCCGTTGTCGATCCGCAGGCGCAGCACATAACTGCCGGACTTTTCGAAGGCGTAGTCGAGCGTGGGCGAACTGGAAATGAAGGTCGTATCGATCATTCCGGGGAAGTCGCCGTCGGGACGGCCGTAGGACCACTCGTAAGCGATCTCGTGATCGTTGCCGCTCTCGACACGCAGGCTGTTCAGCGTCAACTTCTCGGTTGCCTTGGCATAAATGGTCTGTTCCAGACCGCTGACCGTAATCGGCGCCAGTTCGCGGTACTCCTCTTTTTCAAGTCCGTAGCAGGAGATCAGTACGATGCCGCAGCCGACGGCCACGAAATATTTCAGTAACTTTTTCATGGTGCGTTTGTTCGGTTAATAGATATTTACCGGATCTCTCCATCCGGTGCCCGTACCTGAGTTATAGGTGCCGTAGGTTTCCAAATCGGGGTAATTGGTCTTGTAGTATTCGTATAGTGGGCTGAGCACATATCGGTTCCAGGCCATTTTATAGGGGTTGTTGCTGTTATGGAAAAAGCCTGTACGGATTTCGGTCACTATTCCGTTTTTGTTTACATAAGTTTTGTTGTCGATATTTTCGCCGAACTGCTCGACCATCTCGGCGTAAAGCGACGGATTGAGTTCTTCGATACCGTGGTAGAGTTCCAGCAGCTTCCGGTATTTCTCCTCGCGGAATTCGCCCAGATACATATACCACTGAATAGTGGCGGTATGGTACCACCAGTTGGGGCAGGCGGCGATACCGTCGGAGATCAAGATGCGGTGAACATTGCGCGGAACGCCTTGGAATTCGTCGCTTTCGGCGATTTGAAGCACCAGCGAAGCCGTTTTGTCCTTGAGTTTTTCGGTGCGCTTCACCGTGACCTCGATCCGGCCCTCCACGGACCCTGCCGGGACGATGAGTTCGTCGATCGTGTAGTCTTCGCCTTCGACGGCGTCGTAGAGTTCGCGTGCGACACCGCCCGTCGTGTAGTTGGTCGTCGTGTCGTGGATGGCCTGCACTTCGAAGGTCCGGTCATGGTCGGCGACCGTGCCCAGCAGTTTCACCGATATGGTTTGCCGGAGCTCCTTCACCGATTCGTCCAGCAGGGCGAACGGCGCTTCGGTCGAGAGATAGCGGTCCAGACTCTGGGCTCCGTCGCTGAAATAGAGTTTGTCCTTCTGCGAGGTGTCGTACATCAGCCACGTATCGGAGCAGGAGAGAAATCCGCCCGTCGCGCTCAGGACGATGAGGATGTTGAATATGAGTTTGCGTTTCATATGCCTCGTTTTTTTATTGTCTGTAATTGTCTTCCACGCTTGCCGGAATGGGCATCGTGTAGGTCGCGTCGTCATTGCCGGCGAAAGTTCCCATGCCTGAAATGGTGAGGTCGCGGGCAAGGCGCTTCATGTTGTGGAAATCGTCTCCGTCGGCGAAGAATTCCTTGCGGCGGTCGTTGAAGATATTCTCCTCGGTGATTTTGCCCGCTTCCCGGTCGGCGAACGCGGTCTGGTCGCGCGACGTGACCACGTAGTCGAGATACTCGGTGGCCTTGTCGGGATCTTTCGTGAGATTGGCCTCCGCGACGATGTAGTACATCTCCGGAATGCGGATCAGGCTCACGCCCGGGATCGAATTGCCGTTGTAGGTCGCCGTCGAACCGGAGTCGTTGCTGGAAGCGTACATCACATTGTAGTGCTTCGTGCACCAGTTGTTGTTCCGGTCGAACCACGCCACGTAGCGCCGGTCGGCATTGCCCTCCTGATCCGCTTCGAAGATCGAGGTGTATTGCTCCGCGAGTTTCATGGAGCCCATGCTCGTGGAGCTGCGGATCAGGTCGAAATAATAGTAGTACGTGAAGGTCGTCGAATAGAGACCGACGACGGTTTCCTGCATGTCGAGCGTACCCGTTTCGAGACTGTTCCAGGCCCCGGCGGTCGTTTTCAGCGGGAATTTGCCGCTGTCGATGACCTCCTGTGCGTAGCCTTCGGCCTTTTCCAGATCGTTCATCGTCCAGTATGCGCGGGCCAGCAGCGCCTTGACGGCGTAGAGGTTGAAATGGGTGATGCGGTTGCTCGTGAAGTCGCCCATGGCGTTGTCGCGCACCACCGGAAGCAGGGTCGCATCCTCTTCGAGGTACTTCTCGGCTTCGGTCAGGTCGGCGATGATGAATTCGAACACCTTGTCGAGCGAACTGTACGGAGTGACCTGAATGCCGTAGCTCTTCACATAAGGAATCGCCTTGGTTTTGGCCGCGGCGTCGCCCGAGGCGAACGATACGGCGAAGATGCGCGCCATTTCGAAGTGGAGGAAGGCCCGCAGGGCGAGAAGTTCGCCCTTGTAGAGCCGCGTATGGCGGAATTCGCTGTCGTCTTTCGGCAGGATGTGGGACAGGGCCTTGTTGACATGGCCGATGACCTTGTATCCCGTGGTCCAGATCTTTTCGGCGACGGCGATGGCATTGTCGTGTGTCCACTGCCGCTGGACGATGTAGGCCATGTTGTCGCTCTGGTTGATGGTGAAATTGCCGGTCATCAGCTCGGGGTATTTGTAGGCGAGCATTTGTCCGTAGAGTCCGTTGCGCTCGCCGCCGATCTCGGCATAGATTCCGTAGATGGCGTCTTCGCAGCCTTCGGCCGTGGAGAAAAGTTCCTTGTCGGTTACCTCCGATTTGGGGTTGACATCGAGGTAAGCCCCGCAGCCGC of the Alistipes senegalensis JC50 genome contains:
- a CDS encoding DUF4843 domain-containing protein, whose product is MKRKLIFNILIVLSATGGFLSCSDTWLMYDTSQKDKLYFSDGAQSLDRYLSTEAPFALLDESVKELRQTISVKLLGTVADHDRTFEVQAIHDTTTNYTTGGVARELYDAVEGEDYTIDELIVPAGSVEGRIEVTVKRTEKLKDKTASLVLQIAESDEFQGVPRNVHRILISDGIAACPNWWYHTATIQWYMYLGEFREEKYRKLLELYHGIEELNPSLYAEMVEQFGENIDNKTYVNKNGIVTEIRTGFFHNSNNPYKMAWNRYVLSPLYEYYKTNYPDLETYGTYNSGTGTGWRDPVNIY
- a CDS encoding RagB/SusD family nutrient uptake outer membrane protein — encoded protein: MKSIKQYSQTLLLLTLLLSGCGAYLDVNPKSEVTDKELFSTAEGCEDAIYGIYAEIGGERNGLYGQMLAYKYPELMTGNFTINQSDNMAYIVQRQWTHDNAIAVAEKIWTTGYKVIGHVNKALSHILPKDDSEFRHTRLYKGELLALRAFLHFEMARIFAVSFASGDAAAKTKAIPYVKSYGIQVTPYSSLDKVFEFIIADLTEAEKYLEEDATLLPVVRDNAMGDFTSNRITHFNLYAVKALLARAYWTMNDLEKAEGYAQEVIDSGKFPLKTTAGAWNSLETGTLDMQETVVGLYSTTFTYYYYFDLIRSSTSMGSMKLAEQYTSIFEADQEGNADRRYVAWFDRNNNWCTKHYNVMYASSNDSGSTATYNGNSIPGVSLIRIPEMYYIVAEANLTKDPDKATEYLDYVVTSRDQTAFADREAGKITEENIFNDRRKEFFADGDDFHNMKRLARDLTISGMGTFAGNDDATYTMPIPASVEDNYRQ